In Streptomyces sp. NBC_00091, the following proteins share a genomic window:
- a CDS encoding DUF4352 domain-containing protein — protein sequence MSTPPNPPDSPSGPPTEPEGTPIPEAAKTSLEKTPRAQAPEPAPEPAGPSLEKAAPPAEAPPVEAPPAEAPPAEAPPAEAPPVQVPPVEAPQAQPAGPAEEYNPFAAPAPDAPPSGFAPVAPAPPGPAAPPAGAWGQPGQAPYPGYPGYPGYPGHPAYPAYPGYPGFQPVPAAPSNGMAVASLILGIAAVPVALIPFVFWVGALLGLTGLGLGIAALVRARSGAPRKVMSVVGVVLGVLSLGATVGGWFFTVALIDTAVEHSVDRRAVDPDWDEEYEDPDYYEDDEEYADPYPTPSTGPGMSTPLPFGRTYSYPNGIQVSLGEPRKYTTANEWVEVGNAVQVPFTITNNSDKPHRVIHSIPEVRDDKGKAGKLVFDGRMPKRFEGVIQPGESAAGSAAFEVPVGTKSISAELSPGVLLPPAKFSGPIG from the coding sequence ATGAGCACGCCCCCGAACCCGCCCGACAGCCCTTCCGGTCCGCCGACCGAGCCCGAGGGCACGCCCATACCCGAGGCGGCGAAGACGTCGCTGGAGAAGACCCCGCGGGCGCAGGCCCCGGAGCCCGCACCCGAGCCGGCGGGACCGTCGCTCGAGAAGGCCGCCCCGCCGGCGGAGGCGCCGCCCGTGGAGGCGCCGCCCGCAGAGGCGCCGCCCGCGGAGGCGCCGCCCGCGGAGGCGCCGCCCGTGCAGGTTCCGCCCGTTGAGGCACCGCAGGCGCAGCCCGCCGGGCCGGCCGAGGAGTACAACCCCTTCGCGGCGCCCGCCCCGGACGCGCCCCCGTCGGGGTTCGCACCGGTCGCCCCCGCGCCGCCCGGCCCGGCCGCGCCGCCCGCCGGTGCCTGGGGGCAGCCCGGCCAGGCGCCGTACCCCGGCTACCCCGGCTACCCCGGCTACCCCGGCCACCCCGCTTACCCCGCCTACCCGGGGTACCCCGGCTTCCAGCCCGTGCCCGCCGCGCCCTCCAACGGGATGGCCGTCGCCTCGCTGATCCTGGGCATCGCGGCCGTCCCGGTGGCCCTCATCCCGTTCGTGTTCTGGGTCGGCGCCCTCCTCGGGCTCACCGGCCTCGGCCTCGGCATCGCCGCCCTGGTGCGCGCCCGGTCCGGCGCCCCGCGCAAGGTGATGTCCGTCGTGGGCGTCGTCCTCGGCGTGCTCAGCCTCGGCGCCACCGTCGGCGGCTGGTTCTTCACCGTCGCCCTCATCGACACGGCCGTCGAGCACTCCGTCGACCGCCGGGCCGTCGACCCGGACTGGGACGAGGAGTACGAGGACCCCGACTACTACGAGGACGACGAGGAGTACGCGGACCCGTACCCCACCCCCTCGACGGGCCCGGGCATGAGCACCCCGCTCCCCTTCGGCCGTACGTACAGCTACCCCAACGGCATCCAGGTGAGCCTCGGGGAGCCGCGGAAGTACACCACGGCCAACGAGTGGGTCGAGGTGGGCAACGCGGTGCAGGTGCCCTTCACCATCACCAACAACTCGGACAAGCCCCACCGCGTCATCCACTCGATTCCCGAGGTCCGCGACGACAAGGGCAAGGCCGGCAAGCTCGTCTTCGACGGCCGGATGCCGAAGCGGTTCGAGGGCGTGATCCAGCCGGGCGAGTCGGCCGCCGGCAGCGCCGCCTTCGAGGTCCCCGTGGGCACCAAGAGCATCAGCGCGGAGCTCTCCCCCGGCGTCCTGCTGCCCCCGGCGAAGTTCAGCGGGCCCATCGGCTGA
- a CDS encoding DUF998 domain-containing protein, protein MRTHRPERGERPRTWPVALLVGLGAAAYTAWVLEVVLSTGLNPIETYVSELAAQDQPLGGLFRATDFTAGLLVFLGGLLALARLVRHPESRRPWAVAGWAGVTLFGAATAADAWLPLSCQPTADPECAARETAGLVPATHQAHAVSSSLAMTGALLGIVALTVAARRYGRLAPLARYGPALVVMELLATVWTLTAISLFTAGRGTWALGAGQRLQVLLVALWLGLLAHSVHKERRT, encoded by the coding sequence ATGCGTACACACCGCCCCGAAAGGGGCGAACGGCCCAGGACCTGGCCCGTCGCCCTCCTCGTCGGCCTCGGCGCGGCCGCCTACACCGCATGGGTGCTCGAAGTCGTCCTCTCCACCGGCCTCAACCCCATCGAGACCTACGTCAGCGAACTCGCCGCCCAGGACCAGCCCCTCGGCGGCCTCTTCCGGGCCACCGACTTCACCGCGGGCCTGCTCGTCTTCCTCGGCGGGCTGCTCGCCCTGGCGCGCCTCGTCCGCCATCCCGAATCCCGCCGCCCCTGGGCGGTCGCCGGCTGGGCCGGGGTCACCCTCTTCGGCGCGGCCACCGCCGCCGACGCCTGGCTGCCGCTCAGCTGCCAGCCGACCGCCGACCCCGAGTGCGCCGCCCGCGAGACCGCCGGACTGGTCCCGGCCACCCATCAGGCCCACGCCGTCAGCAGCAGCCTCGCCATGACCGGAGCTCTCCTCGGGATAGTGGCCCTCACCGTCGCCGCCCGGCGCTACGGACGGCTGGCGCCCCTCGCCCGCTACGGCCCCGCCCTGGTCGTCATGGAACTGCTCGCCACCGTCTGGACCCTGACGGCCATCTCCCTGTTCACCGCCGGGCGCGGGACCTGGGCGCTCGGCGCCGGGCAGCGGCTCCAGGTGCTGCTGGTCGCGCTCTGGCTGGGGCTGCTGGCCCACTCCGTCCACAAGGAGCGCCGAACGTGA
- a CDS encoding alpha/beta fold hydrolase → MSRPDRFVRVEGVPLHVVVEGAGPAVVLSAGLAMAWFDWDPVAALLAARGRTVIRFDRPGHGLSAPATEPPSTAGEARRIAGLLDALGLGGAPVTVVGHSLAGFHAEAFARLHPERTAALVLVDSSVEEAPRTVLPAALRTGAARALGRAVTAAGLPAALGPALRRGAVRASRAGGGAGGAGDPAARDLVRRCYRTGRVWRGALLENSRYPDMAAELLALRGERPLTAPATVLAGYDGSAGGAALRWLGRQAALADALGARFEVAEPSGHLVMLDRPHQVARAVLHTP, encoded by the coding sequence GTGAGCCGCCCGGACCGGTTCGTCCGGGTGGAGGGGGTCCCGCTGCACGTGGTGGTCGAGGGCGCCGGGCCCGCCGTGGTGCTGAGCGCCGGGCTGGCCATGGCCTGGTTCGACTGGGACCCGGTCGCCGCACTGCTCGCGGCCCGGGGCCGCACCGTGATCCGCTTCGACCGCCCCGGGCACGGGCTGAGCGCCCCGGCGACCGAGCCGCCGAGCACCGCCGGGGAGGCCCGCCGGATCGCCGGCCTGCTGGACGCGCTGGGCCTGGGCGGCGCACCCGTCACCGTCGTCGGGCACTCCCTCGCCGGCTTCCACGCCGAGGCCTTCGCCCGCCTCCACCCGGAGCGCACCGCCGCCCTGGTCCTGGTCGACTCCAGCGTGGAGGAGGCCCCCCGTACGGTGCTGCCCGCCGCGCTGCGCACCGGCGCCGCCCGCGCGCTCGGCCGGGCCGTCACCGCCGCCGGGCTGCCGGCCGCGCTGGGGCCCGCACTGCGGCGCGGCGCCGTCCGGGCCTCCCGGGCCGGCGGGGGTGCCGGCGGGGCCGGGGACCCGGCCGCGCGGGACCTCGTACGCCGCTGCTACCGCACGGGCCGGGTCTGGCGCGGGGCCCTGCTGGAGAACTCCCGCTACCCCGACATGGCCGCCGAGCTGCTCGCCCTGCGCGGGGAGCGCCCGCTGACCGCCCCCGCGACCGTCCTCGCCGGGTACGACGGCTCGGCGGGCGGCGCCGCCCTGCGCTGGCTCGGCCGCCAGGCGGCGCTGGCCGACGCGCTCGGCGCCCGCTTCGAGGTCGCCGAACCGTCCGGGCACCTGGTCATGCTGGACCGCCCGCACCAGGTGGCACGGGCGGTCCTGCACACGCCCTAG
- a CDS encoding CBS domain-containing protein, translating to MTTAGDIMHPGAQWIPATETLDRAAQLMARLNVGALPISDKTERLCGILTDRDIVVGCVAKGHNPARVTAGDMAKGTPRWIDAGADVSQVLEEMQSHKIRRLPVIRNKRLVGMISEADLAKHLSEEQIAGWAHEVYAKG from the coding sequence ATGACCACCGCCGGAGACATCATGCACCCCGGGGCCCAGTGGATTCCGGCCACCGAGACCCTGGACCGGGCCGCGCAGCTGATGGCCCGACTGAACGTGGGCGCGCTGCCCATCAGCGACAAGACCGAACGGCTCTGCGGCATCCTGACCGACCGCGACATCGTGGTGGGCTGTGTGGCCAAGGGGCACAACCCGGCGAGGGTGACGGCCGGCGACATGGCCAAGGGCACCCCGCGCTGGATCGACGCGGGCGCGGACGTCAGCCAGGTGCTGGAGGAGATGCAGAGCCACAAGATCCGCCGGCTGCCGGTGATCCGGAACAAGCGGCTCGTCGGCATGATCAGCGAGGCCGACCTGGCCAAGCACCTCTCCGAGGAACAGATAGCGGGCTGGGCGCACGAGGTCTACGCGAAGGGCTGA
- a CDS encoding DUF305 domain-containing protein produces the protein MTRTYWVAGAAVVLAVLFAVGATVATANGPDGGRGGSAAAAPALHSPDAGFARDMAVHHQQAVEMSFIVRDRTQDEAVRALAYDIANTQANQRGMLLGWLDLWGLPKVVADEPPMSWMASAQGHGGSAGHGGHAAAKPGALMPGMATKEELGKLGAAGGRDAEVLYLQLMTDHHKGGVAMAEGCARQCGTPAEKALAQGMVEAQQSELTLMADMLRGRGAAPRG, from the coding sequence GTGACCCGTACGTACTGGGTGGCGGGCGCGGCCGTGGTCCTGGCCGTGCTGTTCGCGGTGGGGGCCACGGTCGCCACCGCGAACGGCCCGGACGGCGGCCGCGGCGGCTCCGCGGCCGCCGCCCCGGCCCTCCACTCGCCGGACGCGGGCTTCGCCCGGGACATGGCGGTGCACCACCAGCAGGCGGTGGAGATGTCCTTCATCGTCCGCGACCGCACCCAGGACGAGGCCGTGCGCGCGCTCGCGTACGACATCGCGAACACCCAGGCCAACCAGCGCGGCATGCTGCTGGGCTGGCTGGACCTGTGGGGGCTGCCGAAGGTGGTGGCCGACGAGCCGCCGATGTCCTGGATGGCGTCCGCGCAGGGGCACGGGGGATCCGCGGGCCACGGGGGGCACGCCGCCGCCAAGCCCGGCGCGCTGATGCCCGGCATGGCCACCAAGGAGGAGCTCGGGAAGCTCGGCGCGGCCGGCGGCCGGGACGCCGAGGTGCTGTACCTCCAGCTGATGACCGACCACCACAAGGGCGGCGTCGCCATGGCCGAGGGCTGCGCCCGCCAGTGCGGCACCCCGGCGGAGAAGGCCCTGGCGCAGGGCATGGTCGAGGCGCAGCAGTCGGAGCTGACCCTGATGGCGGACATGCTCCGCGGGCGCGGGGCCGCGCCGCGCGGGTGA
- a CDS encoding DUF3105 domain-containing protein, translated as MASRTSDKNSRQNRIAEMRRADRARERRNKFLAIGISTAIVAGLVGFGSWLLIEQKQKEKDELAARKAPVSGEQTWDAKNLGRNHVETPVKYEMNPPVGGDHHPRWMNCDGDVYKNPIPEVNAVHSLEHGAVWVTYNDKAAKGEVDKLAEKVGKTPYTLMSPDKEQAGAIMLSAWGKQLTVDTADDPRVAQFFTKYVQGQQTPEPGAACTNGLAEK; from the coding sequence ATGGCCAGCAGGACGTCAGACAAGAACTCCCGCCAGAACCGCATAGCCGAGATGCGCCGCGCCGACCGGGCGCGCGAGCGGCGCAACAAGTTCCTGGCGATCGGCATCTCGACGGCGATCGTCGCCGGACTCGTCGGATTCGGGTCCTGGCTGCTGATCGAGCAGAAGCAGAAGGAGAAGGACGAGCTGGCGGCGCGCAAGGCGCCGGTCTCCGGCGAGCAGACCTGGGACGCGAAGAACCTCGGCCGCAACCACGTCGAGACCCCGGTCAAGTACGAGATGAACCCGCCCGTCGGCGGCGACCACCACCCCCGCTGGATGAACTGCGACGGCGACGTCTACAAGAACCCGATCCCCGAGGTGAACGCCGTCCACTCGCTGGAGCACGGCGCGGTCTGGGTGACGTACAACGACAAGGCCGCCAAGGGCGAGGTCGACAAGCTCGCGGAGAAGGTCGGCAAGACCCCGTACACGCTGATGAGCCCCGACAAGGAGCAGGCCGGGGCGATCATGCTCAGCGCCTGGGGCAAGCAGCTGACGGTCGACACGGCGGACGACCCGCGCGTGGCGCAGTTTTTCACCAAGTACGTGCAGGGCCAGCAGACCCCCGAGCCGGGCGCCGCCTGCACCAACGGGCTGGCCGAAAAGTGA
- a CDS encoding glutamine synthetase family protein, which yields MDKQQEFVLRTLEERDIRFVRLWFTDVLGFLKSVAVAPAELEQAFDEGIGFDGSAIEGFARVYESDMIAKPDPSTFQILPWRAEAPGTARMFCDILMPDGSPSFADPRYVLKRILAKTSDLGFTFYTHPEIEFFLLKDKPLDGTRPVPADNSGYFDHTPQNVGMDFRRQAITMLESMGISVEFSHHEGAPGQQEIDLRYADALSTADNIMTFRLVMKQVALEQGVQATFMPKPFSEYPGSGMHTHLSLFEGDRNAFYESGAEYQLSKVGRSFIAGLLKHAAETAAVTNQWVNSYKRIWGGSSRSAGAGGEAPSYICWGHNNRSALIRVPMYKPGKTGSSRVEVRSIDSGANPYLTYAVLLAAGLKGIEEGYELPAGADDDVWALSDAERRAMGIEPLPQNLGEAIALMERSELVAETLGEHVFDFFLRNKKQEWEEYRSEVTAFELRKNLPVL from the coding sequence ATGGACAAGCAGCAGGAATTCGTCCTCCGGACGCTCGAGGAGCGCGACATCCGCTTCGTGCGCCTGTGGTTCACCGATGTGCTGGGCTTCCTGAAGTCCGTCGCGGTCGCCCCCGCCGAGCTGGAGCAGGCCTTCGACGAGGGCATCGGCTTCGACGGCTCCGCGATCGAGGGCTTCGCCCGGGTCTACGAGTCCGACATGATCGCCAAGCCGGACCCGAGCACCTTCCAGATACTGCCGTGGCGCGCCGAGGCCCCCGGGACCGCCCGGATGTTCTGCGACATCCTGATGCCGGACGGCTCCCCGTCCTTCGCGGACCCGCGCTACGTCCTCAAGCGCATCCTGGCCAAGACCTCCGACCTGGGCTTCACCTTCTACACCCACCCGGAGATCGAGTTCTTCCTGCTCAAGGACAAGCCGCTGGACGGCACCCGTCCGGTCCCGGCCGACAACTCCGGCTACTTCGACCACACCCCGCAGAACGTGGGCATGGACTTCCGCCGCCAGGCGATCACCATGCTCGAATCCATGGGCATCTCGGTCGAGTTCAGCCACCACGAGGGCGCCCCGGGCCAGCAGGAGATCGACCTGCGCTACGCCGACGCCCTGTCCACGGCCGACAACATCATGACCTTCCGCCTGGTGATGAAGCAGGTCGCCCTGGAGCAGGGCGTCCAGGCCACCTTCATGCCGAAGCCCTTCTCCGAGTACCCGGGCTCCGGCATGCACACCCACCTCTCCCTCTTCGAGGGCGACCGCAACGCCTTCTACGAGTCGGGCGCCGAGTACCAGCTCTCGAAGGTCGGCCGGTCCTTCATCGCGGGCCTGCTCAAGCACGCGGCGGAGACGGCCGCGGTCACCAACCAGTGGGTCAACTCCTACAAGCGCATCTGGGGCGGCTCCTCCCGCAGCGCCGGCGCGGGCGGCGAGGCCCCCTCGTACATCTGCTGGGGCCACAACAACCGCTCGGCCCTGATCCGCGTCCCGATGTACAAGCCGGGCAAGACGGGTTCCTCCCGGGTCGAGGTCCGCTCGATCGACTCCGGAGCCAACCCCTACCTGACGTACGCCGTCCTCCTGGCGGCGGGCCTCAAGGGCATCGAGGAGGGCTACGAACTCCCGGCGGGCGCCGACGACGACGTCTGGGCCCTCTCCGACGCCGAACGCCGCGCGATGGGCATCGAGCCCCTCCCGCAGAACCTCGGCGAGGCCATCGCCCTGATGGAGCGCAGCGAGCTGGTCGCCGAAACCCTCGGCGAGCACGTCTTCGACTTCTTCCTGCGCAACAAGAAGCAGGAGTGGGAGGAGTACCGCTCGGAGGTCACCGCCTTCGAACTCCGCAAGAACCTGCCGGTGCTGTAG
- a CDS encoding PIG-L family deacetylase — MPLSRRRFLLAAVVPMLTLGASGVIAVASGQQTAAETSQGKNPAAALPASTTSGTVVQIVAHPDDDLFFMNPDLSRSLLAGVPVTTAYLTSGEADGRNEARGGEAKDPEQPADRAHYAEARQNGIRSAYAQMATGDRTSAWKRTVIPTAGGGQAELDVLVARPQVNLVWLQLREARNPAAQNPDSLRGLWNGEIPALGAQLTTGTPVKQQFSYTKDQVVQSIAGILERYRPTTIRMQDPTPNRYADTGKYTDHQDHMYGARFVQAATALYAERVADRPRFSVQNYLGYHNGTLPHALDPQTAETKIGYLKTYAWQDRTDYCGSPSGCGDRKVAGSPTGRHWAQSLRYARADNTSWLAEGTAGRLWAFAALDGRMAVWNRDRAGAWTGPALLPGTGIDPGATTARLPDGRIAVLATRTTLGPRPADYRREVVYAVQAAPDGPFGAWLSLGTPEPGDEAGTSAISAPSAAVDAGGRLTVYLRDTRRTLLARVQEPSGGFTDWQRLGGEDLQSDPVSVVDTAGRRHVYATTTQSVLAWTQPAPGAPLAGPFPTGLPATTVPLSAARDGAGVRLYFRRPDSGVVRSALVTAGPGAPQVSSVSESGGRAGYGAVGVAGRLVTGRADTGTIAATTLGGPPAWTESRMLYAGAPSAVLDPAGTTTTAVLGLDAQLHTTTTAPTTPRPTWHPAVVPPPA; from the coding sequence ATGCCCCTTTCCCGCCGCCGCTTCCTCCTCGCGGCCGTGGTGCCCATGCTGACCCTGGGCGCCTCCGGTGTCATCGCCGTCGCCTCCGGCCAGCAGACCGCGGCCGAGACGAGCCAGGGGAAGAACCCGGCCGCCGCCCTCCCCGCCAGCACCACCTCCGGCACGGTCGTCCAGATCGTCGCGCACCCCGACGACGACCTGTTCTTCATGAACCCCGACCTCAGCCGCTCCCTGCTGGCCGGAGTCCCGGTCACCACCGCCTACCTCACCTCCGGCGAGGCCGACGGCCGCAACGAGGCCCGCGGCGGCGAGGCCAAGGACCCCGAGCAGCCGGCCGACCGCGCCCACTACGCGGAGGCCCGGCAGAACGGCATACGCTCCGCCTACGCGCAGATGGCCACCGGCGACCGCACCAGCGCGTGGAAGCGCACGGTCATACCCACCGCCGGCGGCGGACAGGCCGAGCTCGACGTCCTCGTCGCCCGCCCGCAGGTCAACCTGGTCTGGCTCCAGCTGCGCGAGGCCCGCAACCCGGCCGCGCAGAACCCGGACAGCCTGCGCGGCCTGTGGAACGGCGAGATACCGGCGCTGGGTGCCCAGCTGACCACCGGCACCCCGGTCAAGCAGCAGTTCTCGTACACCAAGGACCAGGTCGTCCAGTCCATAGCCGGGATCCTGGAGCGGTACCGGCCGACGACGATACGGATGCAGGACCCGACGCCGAACCGGTACGCGGACACCGGCAAGTACACCGACCACCAGGACCACATGTACGGGGCCCGCTTCGTACAGGCCGCCACCGCGCTGTACGCCGAGCGGGTCGCGGACCGGCCGCGGTTCTCGGTGCAGAACTACCTCGGCTACCACAACGGCACCCTCCCCCACGCGCTGGACCCGCAGACCGCCGAGACGAAGATCGGCTACCTGAAGACGTACGCCTGGCAGGACCGCACCGACTACTGCGGCTCCCCCTCGGGCTGCGGCGACCGCAAGGTGGCGGGCAGCCCCACCGGCCGCCACTGGGCCCAGTCGCTGCGCTACGCCCGCGCCGACAACACCTCGTGGCTCGCCGAGGGCACCGCCGGCCGGCTCTGGGCCTTCGCCGCGCTGGACGGCCGGATGGCCGTCTGGAACCGCGACCGGGCCGGGGCCTGGACCGGGCCCGCCCTGCTCCCCGGCACCGGCATCGACCCCGGCGCCACCACCGCCCGCCTCCCCGACGGCCGCATCGCGGTCCTCGCCACCCGCACCACGCTCGGACCCCGGCCGGCCGACTACCGGCGCGAGGTCGTGTACGCCGTCCAGGCCGCGCCCGACGGCCCGTTCGGGGCGTGGCTCTCCCTCGGCACCCCCGAGCCCGGTGACGAGGCCGGCACCTCGGCCATCAGCGCCCCCTCGGCCGCCGTCGACGCCGGGGGCCGCCTCACCGTCTACCTCCGCGACACCCGCCGCACCCTGCTCGCCCGCGTCCAGGAGCCGTCGGGCGGCTTCACCGACTGGCAGCGCCTGGGCGGCGAGGACCTGCAGAGCGACCCGGTCTCGGTGGTCGACACCGCCGGGCGGCGCCACGTCTACGCCACCACCACCCAGTCGGTGCTGGCCTGGACGCAGCCCGCCCCCGGCGCCCCGCTCGCCGGGCCCTTCCCCACCGGGCTCCCCGCCACCACGGTCCCCCTCTCGGCGGCCCGGGACGGTGCGGGCGTGCGGCTCTACTTCCGCCGCCCCGACTCCGGGGTGGTCCGCAGCGCGCTGGTCACCGCGGGGCCGGGCGCCCCGCAGGTCTCGAGCGTCTCCGAGTCCGGCGGCCGGGCGGGCTACGGCGCGGTCGGCGTCGCGGGCCGCCTCGTGACGGGCCGCGCGGACACCGGCACCATCGCCGCCACCACCCTCGGCGGCCCGCCCGCCTGGACGGAGTCCCGGATGCTCTACGCGGGCGCCCCCTCAGCGGTCCTCGACCCGGCCGGCACCACGACCACAGCGGTCCTGGGCCTGGACGCCCAGCTCCACACCACGACGACCGCCCCCACCACCCCCCGTCCCACCTGGCACCCGGCGGTCGTCCCGCCCCCGGCCTGA
- a CDS encoding PIG-L family deacetylase produces MSDGPVRSVATPSSGRSATQDREPSSTTAGPLPQQRGATGADGGPGPETAGGRGHPLARKIVKVVGFCAATAAGSMLILRGNEALAGLDAPTTADSRATTATAADAPDPGRVLQIVAHPDDDLYFMNPDLRYSIAAGHPVTSVYLTSGEADGINAGAAQQASTPPNKPAYAEARQNGIRAAYAKMATGDRSSAWKRTVVPTKGGGQAEVDILVAKPEVNLVWLQLREAGNVYADVPDSLHGLWDGRVPHLESVLASGSPVRHGFTYTKDQVVRTIEGILERYRPTTVRAQDPTPGRFQDTKRYTDHQDHFYGARFVQMATEAYAREVKDRPHFAVQNYVGYFNGSLPSALDPGEAKEKLDILGTYAWLDKENHCGSDAGCGDLKVADHPSGNRWTQSINYARGTGTSWLASDGDRGLWAFTVLDGQVALWHRSGLIGGWSGPRLLPGTGMDQGVSTATLADGRIAAFGTRTSFGTRPADYLREVVYAVQRAPGSAEFGEWRSLGTPEGADDAWTSDISAPAVSVDGAGALAVYVRDGASTLRGRVQRPDGEWGPWEGHGGSDLQGTPVTATDGAGRRMVFATTTKSVTGWAQPQPGAPLGPATPTGLPDTTLALTAHGREGGIRLLFRKPGSGNARTALVTGDGGLKVSGLTDLGGLQGFGSLTASGHLLAGRSAGGQLGSDLGPDGAWQRSPLMFVGAPSSTMTGKNLVSLAVVGLDARLYVTSSADGSDAHLAPWQPVGPRNSAP; encoded by the coding sequence ATGTCCGACGGACCCGTCCGCTCCGTCGCGACGCCCTCCTCCGGCCGCTCCGCCACACAGGACCGAGAGCCGTCCTCCACCACCGCCGGACCGCTCCCCCAGCAGCGCGGGGCCACCGGGGCGGACGGCGGGCCCGGCCCGGAGACCGCCGGGGGCCGGGGCCACCCGCTCGCCCGGAAGATCGTCAAGGTCGTCGGCTTCTGCGCGGCCACCGCCGCCGGCAGCATGCTCATACTCCGGGGCAACGAGGCCCTCGCCGGCCTCGACGCGCCCACCACCGCCGATTCCAGGGCCACCACCGCCACCGCCGCGGACGCCCCCGACCCCGGCCGGGTGCTCCAGATCGTCGCCCACCCCGACGACGACCTGTACTTCATGAACCCGGACCTGCGGTACTCCATAGCCGCCGGCCACCCCGTGACCTCCGTCTACCTCACCTCCGGCGAAGCCGACGGCATCAACGCGGGCGCCGCCCAGCAGGCCTCCACCCCGCCCAACAAGCCGGCCTACGCCGAGGCCCGCCAGAACGGCATCCGCGCCGCCTACGCCAAGATGGCCACCGGCGACCGCAGCAGCGCCTGGAAGCGCACCGTCGTCCCGACCAAGGGCGGCGGGCAGGCCGAGGTCGACATCCTCGTCGCCAAGCCCGAGGTGAACCTGGTCTGGCTGCAGCTGCGCGAGGCGGGCAACGTCTACGCGGACGTCCCCGACAGCCTCCACGGCCTGTGGGACGGCCGGGTCCCGCACCTGGAGTCGGTGCTCGCCTCCGGCAGCCCGGTCAGGCACGGGTTCACGTACACGAAGGACCAGGTCGTCCGGACCATCGAGGGCATCCTCGAGCGGTACCGGCCCACCACCGTCCGCGCCCAGGACCCGACCCCCGGCCGCTTCCAGGACACCAAGCGCTACACCGACCACCAGGACCACTTCTACGGCGCCCGGTTCGTGCAGATGGCCACCGAGGCCTACGCGCGGGAGGTCAAGGACCGCCCGCACTTCGCGGTGCAGAACTACGTCGGCTACTTCAACGGCTCCCTCCCCAGCGCACTCGACCCCGGCGAGGCCAAGGAGAAGCTGGACATCCTGGGCACCTACGCCTGGCTCGACAAGGAGAACCACTGCGGCAGCGACGCCGGCTGCGGCGACCTCAAGGTCGCCGACCACCCGTCGGGCAACCGCTGGACGCAGTCCATCAACTACGCGCGCGGCACCGGCACCTCCTGGCTGGCCTCCGATGGGGACCGCGGCCTGTGGGCCTTCACGGTGCTCGACGGGCAGGTCGCCCTCTGGCACCGCAGCGGCCTGATCGGCGGCTGGAGCGGCCCCCGCCTGCTCCCCGGCACCGGCATGGACCAGGGCGTCTCCACCGCCACCCTGGCGGACGGCCGGATAGCCGCCTTCGGCACCCGCACCTCCTTCGGCACCAGGCCCGCCGACTACCTGCGCGAGGTCGTGTACGCCGTCCAGCGGGCCCCCGGCTCCGCGGAGTTCGGGGAGTGGCGCTCGCTCGGCACCCCGGAGGGCGCCGACGACGCCTGGACCTCCGACATCAGCGCGCCCGCCGTGTCCGTCGACGGCGCCGGCGCTCTGGCCGTGTACGTGCGCGACGGGGCCTCCACCCTGCGCGGCCGCGTCCAGCGCCCCGACGGGGAGTGGGGCCCGTGGGAGGGTCACGGCGGATCCGACCTCCAGGGCACCCCGGTCACCGCGACCGACGGGGCCGGGCGGCGGATGGTCTTCGCGACCACCACGAAGTCGGTGACCGGCTGGGCGCAGCCGCAGCCAGGCGCCCCGCTCGGCCCGGCCACCCCCACCGGGCTGCCGGACACCACGCTCGCGCTGACGGCGCACGGGCGCGAGGGCGGGATACGGCTGTTGTTCCGCAAGCCGGGCTCGGGCAATGCCCGCACCGCCCTGGTGACGGGCGACGGCGGGCTGAAGGTGAGCGGCCTCACGGACCTCGGCGGGCTCCAGGGCTTCGGCTCGCTGACGGCGAGCGGGCACCTGCTGGCGGGCCGCTCGGCGGGCGGGCAGCTCGGCTCCGACCTCGGCCCGGACGGGGCGTGGCAGCGCTCGCCGCTGATGTTCGTCGGGGCCCCGTCGAGCACGATGACGGGGAAGAACCTGGTCAGCCTGGCCGTGGTTGGCCTCGACGCGCGGCTGTACGTCACCTCCTCGGCGGACGGTTCCGACGCGCACCTGGCGCCCTGGCAGCCGGTGGGACCGCGCAACAGCGCCCCGTAG